A single window of Zea mays cultivar B73 chromosome 10, Zm-B73-REFERENCE-NAM-5.0, whole genome shotgun sequence DNA harbors:
- the LOC103641616 gene encoding WRKY transcription factor SUSIBA2, which yields MQAPSVNNQNHHDTMQKYSSNQTTPSSNLKTENKPLCSRESSHTAHASIAPNQTVSIVCPSDNMPAEVGTSEMHQINSSENATQETQIENVAEKSAEDGYNWRKYGQKHVKGSENPRSYYKCTHPNCEVKKLLERSLDGQVTEVVYKGRHNHSKPQPNRRLAAGAVPSSQGEERYDGVATIEDKPSNI from the exons ATGCAGGCTCCTTCAGTCAACAATCAAAACCATCATGACACTATGCAAAAATATAGCTCAAATCAAACCACACCATCTAGCAATTTGAAGACTGAAAATAAACCTCTCTGTTCACGGGAATCGAGTCACACAGCACATGCTTCAATTGCTCCAAACCAAACTGTTTCGATAGTTTGTCCGTCTGACAACATGCCTGCTGAAGTTGGTACATCAGAGATGCACCAGATCAATAGTTCTGAAAATGCTACCCAGGAGACACAAATTGAAAATGTAGCTGAAAAATCAGCAGAGGATGGCTATAATTGGCGTAAATATGGACAAAAGCATGTCAAGGGAAGTGAAAATCCTAGAAGTTATTACAAGTGCACGCATCCTAATTGTGAAGTTAAAAAGCTATTAGAGCGTTCGCTTGATGGCCAAGTTACTGAAGTTGTTTATAAAGGGCGTCATAATCATTCTAAGCCCCAACCAAATAGAAGGTTAGCTGCTGGTGCAGTTCCTTCAAGCCAGGGTGAAGAAAGATACGATGGTGTGGCAACTATTGAAG ACAAGCCTTCAAATATTTAG